The Drosophila simulans strain w501 chromosome 3R, Prin_Dsim_3.1, whole genome shotgun sequence genome contains the following window.
ttataaatgaatCAAATCTCTAAACAGaatatatgtttttacatcttaaataaatacaccCTTCAGTAGTCAAAACAACATGAACGGAATTCTTCTTCTCTAATGAAACATGATTACAACTTTTGAGGCTTACAGAATTTGGCCTGTAAAAGCGAACAATGCACAGCAAGTACGGGTTTCGATATGAGCAATCTCCCACCTTCGCCACCTTTTTTCAGTGGCTTTCTTTTTGTGTCACCTCAGCTAACGATTTCCAACAGGTGCCCCCCGCTACAGTAAACTACAAATACACCTGGCTGCCACCCTGCGGGGCACTATTGTTGTTATTccctattgttgttgctgcccggTTGCCATTGTCCCTTGGCAAATTACACGCATTAGACATTCTTCCCAATGGCTGCATTACCAATTGTTGTTTTCTAACCCTTAGAATAGGAAAATAACACCGGAAAaagctttttattttctgtgaTAAAAAGTTATCGAAACTCATATCGTTTaatggttttaaaatataattaaacagCTTTAATGAGCTCTTCATAAATAGGTGTTGCTTTAGCTTtacaattatttcaaatatatatcaatacaaataatttaatattcgctaaaatattctttaaaacCTATCACTTTAGAATATTTATCTAGAACTTCAGTTCCATTTAATCGAAATAGACTTTTCtctagttttgtttttttttctgtgcaatGGTATTCGTCTTCGCTCTGTGCGTTTTGGCCTTCTGTTGAAACCGGTTTCAAAGGTTTCTTACTCTGTTTTACCTCTTTGTTTAGCTTTCTTCTGTTTTGCAGTGTGTTTTGCTGATGACAGCAAGCCGGCAATGGCAGTGAACCCCCCAACTCCCCAAGCCCCCACCTACCTACCAGACCCCAACTTCTCTGATTCATCACAAATCGCTGAGCACCCATCATAACGTGTTCTTTTCGTAACTTGACTTTTAATAGCTTTCTGGCCTCCAATTtacttgttgttattgtgCATATCGTCATGCGTGGTTTGCTATATGGATAAGTTGGGAAACCAACGCCATCGTCTGGATAGGATTTGTCGATCTTATCAATGGTGACATGCACAGGTGCTGGGTTCGATGTTGCGTCACTATCTTGGTTGTTGCCCCCTGGCGCCATTTTCTTATCACTGGTTTACAGGGAAAAACTAAGTCTACAATTTGGTTATATTTCAGTTTAATTAGTTTCTTATCTATGTAACGACTGCCTTTCAAGTTAATTACTTACGAATATCAGGTGTATTTCAAAGAGAATGGAATCCGTTTTGTTGATAGCCCTCCTCGCTTATACTTATGGAAAATATTAACCCAATATATGCAACTCTTATCTAAATTGTTGacctatttatatatatatttcagatAATGTGGAGCTAGAAGAATCGAAGTGCCTGTTCGAGACCAACTACAGTCATGTCTACTTCATACTCTACGACACCTTTATTCAAGCCGAGGCGAATCTAAAGCAAAAAGGTAAATTAAGCTATTCTGCGATTACCCCAGATCTGAATATATAATGTGAATCCAGTTGCAAAGGTGTTTTTCTCAGCTTAATTATTTGCTGCTTAAAAAGAACTTAGATCAATGCCAAAATGTGATTGTTTTATGTGTCttatgttgatattttttcatttttgtaggtaaataaaataattggtTAAAAAAACAGAGTATCTGCACTTCGTTGACTCGTagaatacatttttgtttttcggcccATTTAATTTTGGTTAATTTGCGCGTATCTTTTGAGACCTTTTAAGTTCcagcaattaaacaaaaccaacagCGACGACGTTAAATCGTGTGCCTTGTTTGGGTTTCGGTAATCTTTATGCTTTGTCCCATTTTTGGTAGAGCtagttataaaaaaaacaaccgTGATATTCTAAATTGAACTCCTCATCTATTTCTATTTTACCCCCTTTTCTCTCTCTATTTTTGTAAATCCCCTAACTGGCAGAACTTCCGTTTCACATTGGTAAGTTTATGTGGTTTCTTATTGACTTGAATTGACCATCGAACTGCATCCGCTTCCTCCCCGCGACTTTGCTTTTGAACTCTGTCTACCATACCCACATGTGTCCACGTCCCATGGTCTTTCTTCTTGCGCTTGAAATCTCAGAATCGAATACGAATTGCACCATATGCAcatctctctctttctctctctctgcatCTTGTGCTTGTCCAGACATTTCGATTGCATCCCAATTAGCAAGCAGGAATCTCTAAGTGGCTAATGGAGTCTTTTCACCTATAGAgctcttttaatttattgaaacaGTGCACAAGGCGCATCGCGAGGAACTGGACGGTTCACTATGGCTGCTGGAGAAGATCCTGTGCCTTCTGCCGGAATTGTTGGCCCGCCGGTGGCAATGCCATTCCCTAAGTCGCATCATGGCCAAGCTACTGCATCTGGGCAACTCGCCCAAGCTGCGACGCGAAGGTGTCAGGTTGGTAAATCTGTTAAGTACAATACGAAACGAAACCTAATCAAATTATCCTTTCTCAGATACTTCTTACTGTGGTATCAGACACTAGGCGAAAATGCACCAGGCTACGTGCACGCCATGTACGCGGATCTCATCCCTGGCCTTATTGTACCCCAGAAAGGTGTGGTCGGTCCGGATACAGAGTTCAGTGCCTCGGACTTTCTCACTCATCCAAACATGAAGGCGGACGGCGGGATGGCCTCCGTTTTTCACGACAACGCATTCTCGCACCCCGTGCAGAGTTCGGAGGTCGTTGCCCTGTTGCCACCTTCATCCAGCGAAAAATCAGCGCCACCGGATCCACGGGATGGCCTGGAGGTACTGCTAAACAGCATGGTGCACACGACGGCCTGCCTGAGATGGCGGGATAATCGGGCCCAAAAGGATCATCGGGCATTTGCCTTCCTGCTGCAGCGATTTATGGATGTTTTCCTGCCAGTATTTTCGCCCAACTTCGATGTCAGTTGCTCTATCTACAATCCGCGATTGGACTTGCCCGTCATGCGATCCATAAACAAAAAGGAGGAGGTAATGGCCTCTTGCGTTGTGGTCCTCATCAACTGGGTGTCACGTTTCACCCACGAGCGGTTGCTGAGCCACCGATTGGATTGCACCTTACACATCGAGGACGTGGACCAAGTGCGCCTACACGGCTATCAGCAGGGTCTAACTGTCCGGGATGTGTTATATGTTAACCGCGAGAACATCAACTTTGTGCACGAAGTGTATCGTCAGGCGTTTTTGCTTAACTTCACTTCGAAGCCCCAAATAGAAGCAATTCGCACAGCAATCGCAGTTTATCGCGACTGGATGACAGGCGACACGCCTCCACCGTTTCTATTGGAGCCAAACGATGATCCCCCGCCTCCATCAAATGCGGGTGGAACTCCCAGGAGTCAACGACTTCGCACACCATCTTATGTGGGCGCAATTGCAGGCTCCAAGGATCAGTTGGTACTTAGAGCTGGCCGGCAAAATGTGTTACAGGTAAGTAAACTTTTTTATGCCGACTGAATTTCctatttaatgttttatatttttcaaggTCTTTGTGACCAATGCGGCCAACGTGTTCCTGGTGAACACGGCCAACCTGAACATCTGCTTTCCCACCCGCTCGCGAAGTTATCGCTCCACGCCACTGGAGGAGCAGACGGAGATCTGCAAGAAGGTGCTGAATGTGTACCGCACGATGGTTATGAACACGGAAATGGACACGCGCACCTGGGAGCAACTGCTAATGGTTTTACTGCAAGTGACCTCAATTGTGTTACACCAAAACCAGCATACATTACCAAGTGGCACCAGCAAGAGTGCCACTTTGGGCGGGATCCTAGGGTCAGCTATATTCCAAACTCTCATTGTCACATGGATACGAGCGCACACCAAAGTGCCTGTCAACGTGCTGCTGTGGGAGAAGTTTTTGACTGTCCTGCAATCCTTAACGCACCGCGAGGAGCTCATTATTGAATGGAATAAGACGATTCAAACTCTGACTCGTGTGTTCTCGCGATACACTTACGGCATAAACTTGCTGGATCTACCTTTGGATCGAGTGGCTGAAAGTCGAGCGGAAAAGAGACGTCGCATTGGCAGCGTCTGGCAGGGATCAGGATCAAGCAGCGCTGCAAATGGAGGAagtgctgcttctgctgcaaTTAGCCAGAACAGGCAGAGGGAATCTCTGGCGGAGTCGAGTAGCAGTCGCTCGGAGGAGACCTCGTCGCAGGTGCCTCTTCCAAATCACCCTCGACCTCATCACCAGCACACGCAATCACAGGGAGGAACTGGCCATGGAACACGACCGATACCTTTAACTCCCATGCTAAGTAGAAGCTACAGCGAAGGAAGCCTGGCTTCAGCGGCTCGGAGTTCGAGGATACGACGTAGACGGGCGGCCACTCCTAAGCCTAAGGCGCTACAGCCGTCACAACTCGCAGAGAATCGCACTAATCCGCAGGACTTGCGGCGCGCAATGTCCCTTGATTCGTTGGCGCGAAAAGGTGATGCAGAGGAAACGGACAGCTACCAGGAAGGAGACAATGAAAGTGGAGCGGGCTCGAGGAGTCCGTCACCCACCGCCAGCAGTGGAATTGAAGGTGGCTCCATCAAGGATGCCCAACTGCAGATTGATGCGAGTTTGGATGATGCGAATTCTGGTAGTTATGGAAGTGGCAGTAACTCTGGCAGTGTTTCCGGACGTCGCTGTATTATTCTAGGAGGCTCAGCAGAGGGCTGGCATCCAGATTCCACCTCAATCATGTGGAAACGCATGCTTGGTGCTCTAGGCGACGTTAATCGCATTCCCAAAGCGGATTTACACGCCCAGGTGTTTATGCATCTGCTAGAAATGACGCAAAATCTCATTAAGATCAAGCAGAACCAAGGAATATCCACGGATAATCAGAGCACGCAACCAATGCCTACTTTGGTACCGCCCATTGGAATCGTGGCACCATGGTGTTACGGATCCCTTTCTCTGGACCGATCCTTCAAGAAGGGAAAACTCTGGGCCCTTCAATTGCTCTGTTCGCTTGCTATTCAAGGTGCTGTGAACATGCAACAGCTGCCCCTGTTTTATCATGCTCTCCACCAGCTGCTGACTGGCGAGGATCGGGACTTGATTTATGCAATTCTCAAGCACTTAGAAGGACCTAGGCTCCTAAGTTTGCTTTTGCCAGGACACaccctgctgctgttggactTGGTCCATGCAAGTGCTATACTGCTGACTTCTCTGGAGGTCTCTAGGAGCACACCAAGAGCGGAAGTTGCGGCTCTCCTGGGATCGCTGCTTTGCTATCCGTCCTCGTTGCTGACACGCTCCGTCCTGCAGCCCACGCCGCAGAAGTTTGAGCTTATGGAGTGTTCGGACTTGCAAGACCACATCCTAAACATTGTGCTGCGGTGCGCCAGGCGAGAGCCTTCAGCCAAGGCACGATGCATTGCACTCTCTCAGCTCGGACAGTGGCTGCTAATGCGCCTTTCTCAGCCATTGCCGGCCTCAAATTCCGGAAGGGCTAACCTCTTTCAACAGGCTGTGCCGCATCACAAGGATGTGCATCCTAAGGAGACCAGTGTCTACAATCCGCGCATAAAGGAGGTGCTACAAGTGCTGCTTCAGGCGTTGCAGTTTAAGCATCACACCATTGCCATTGTAGCTGTGGATTCATTAAAGCTGTGCGCCGAGCGTGGACGCCAACTGGCGGCTATTGAAAGAGTTCCCCAGCTAATCATCACTGCCATCTGCAAAGCTTTGGAAATCCAAAGCGTAACCAAGCCTAAGGATTCCGACAAAGTGGTGCTGACTTCTTTGATGTTGTGCTTGGGCGAATTCTGTATGGCTATTCCTGCTCCTATAATGCTGACGCCCTTCAACGAACAAGGTGATACGTTAGTGCTCCAGGTGCTCAGGGTACTGTTGCAAGTAGCTTCCGGTGCTCCGCGTCATGAGAGAGTGAAACTGACGGCCGATGATGACTTTGATATGCACATCGCACACGACGACCTTCAAGGCGATGGACGCCTGCCGGAAGCCACCTATCAGACCTCCGAGACCATCCAGAAGTGCATTACAGCCATTAAGCTGTGTGCCAAAGCAGTGTCCATGCATTTGGTCACCCACATCGGTCACTTTCCTATGGGAATTGGAGCATCTCGCTTGAGTTCGATGGTTGAGGAGCAGGATGACATTGGAAATGCCGCCTATGGTGGTCAGGTGGAGACGAGACGCGATTCTGTGGAGCTTCCTTCTGTTGTAAATGCCCAAAATATGCAGCTATTCATGCTAAACTCTGGTCTGGTAGCCAGTTTTATTGAGCTGCCAACATTAAAACTTCCCGGTGGAGGTATAACCGCTGGCTTGGTTACAGCCGATAAGCAAGTTCGGGTCCTAATGAGGGATCTCAATGGAAAAGCTTGCTGGGATGCTTCTATCTTGTATTCAGAACCGCGCAAGACGGAGGAGCCACTAAAAACCACACCAAAGATTCAACACAGCCAACCGTTGGATTCCATGGCGTCCTCCATGGTGACACATGAGCTGCAAGCTCCTCGACACACTTTGCGACACCGACCGGCGGGAGTGCTGCCATTGGCCAAGGACATGGCACCGGATCTGGATCAATTGGACGATATGTTGGCCTACATTGGACACACCAGTCCAGAGTGTGTAGCTCCCACTGTAAGCCAGCTGAATGCTCCAACGACCAGTCCTCTAAGTGGAAACCAAGAAGCTCAGGCCATTTCGGTAATTCTGAATCAACGCCTTTTGGAGCAGGAGTTCGTGACCCACTCGACTCAGGCTCCATCGCCGGCATTGCGACACGCCAGCTCGAATTCCTCACTGCAGCAACCGGATCAGAGGTCACTGCACTCCGCAACAGCCTCCTTTGATTCCCTGCCCACCCGCACAGAGATGCCGTTCCAATATTGCCGGCTGCTCTTTTCACATTTGGGTCTAGCAGGCTGGGAGCGACGGTCTAGGACGCACTTGCTTCAGAGGAGCGAAAAGCTCATGAGGGAGCTGCGAAACGTTGATCTCCAAAAATGCCGGGAGACCCACAAAATGGCTGTTATTTATGTGGCCGCCGGGCAGGAGGACAAGGGAAGCATCCTTAGGAATACGAGTGGAAGCAGCACCTACGAGATGTTTGTTTCTGCCTTGGGTTGGGAGATCGATCTGGAGACGCACAACGGCTTCTTGGGCGGATTACCACGCCAAGGATGCGGAGCTACAGCTCCCTATTACGCTACTCCCTTTCTTGAGGTGGTTTACCATGTGGCCACCAGAATGCCCTCGGACTCTTCGGAGGCCATGCTACTGAAGACGCGCCATCTTGGCAACGACGAGGTTCACATTGTGTGGAGCGAACACAATAGGGATTACAGACGTGACATATTGCCCACTGAGTTTTGCGATGTGCTGATTGTGGTTTATCCACTGCGGAATGGTTTGTTCCGGGTGACTGTGAACAGAAAGCCTGAAGTTCCATGGTTTGGACCATTGGCCAACGAGAGCGTGGTAAGTGGCGCCTGCTTGGCCACTCTTATTCGGGCAACCGCAATCAATGCCAGTCGAACGAAGCGCGCCGCCCTGCCTCTCTACCAACAATTGTAAGTGGAACCTAtatgttattttattgtatattcTGAGTGACTTTTATGTTCTTTTCTGCAGCTACGAGGAGCGCAACCGGTCGCTGGATAGCGTATCATCTCGGTACAAGGAGAGCACCACCTTCGAAGACTTCGCCAGCCGCATCTACAATCCCATGCCACTGTCTACGCTGGGCACGCTAAGGGAATCCAATGCTAGCAGCTCGGCCGCACCTCTGGCTTCTGCATTGCTGGATCACAATCGTGCCTCCGTCAAAGGTAAGCTGAATTGATGGCTTGTGGAGAGCATTACTAACATTTCTATTCATCTAGGTTGGGTACAAGCCTCGATTGACTCAGGGCCCATAATGGGGATTGCGCCATCGGCCTCAGCTGGATCCACCGCGGCCATGGAGGCAGCCACCGGAATGTCCTCCGCTTCGCCGCGTGGCCCTCGAAAACTGGGGGCTCCGTTCAAGAGCGTGACCAAGAAGCATTCGCTGCAGCATATCGCCGTCGGtggcggagcaggagctggcGGTGAT
Protein-coding sequences here:
- the LOC6729803 gene encoding probable Rho GTPase-activating protein CG5521 isoform X2, yielding MFTKKSHADVKKSTAKLQDSKKDSASRLRHLRMILDNVELEESKCLFETNYSHVYFILYDTFIQAEANLKQKVHKAHREELDGSLWLLEKILCLLPELLARRWQCHSLSRIMAKLLHLGNSPKLRREGVRYFLLWYQTLGENAPGYVHAMYADLIPGLIVPQKGVVGPDTEFSASDFLTHPNMKADGGMASVFHDNAFSHPVQSSEVVALLPPSSSEKSAPPDPRDGLEVLLNSMVHTTACLRWRDNRAQKDHRAFAFLLQRFMDVFLPVFSPNFDVSCSIYNPRLDLPVMRSINKKEEVMASCVVVLINWVSRFTHERLLSHRLDCTLHIEDVDQVRLHGYQQGLTVRDVLYVNRENINFVHEVYRQAFLLNFTSKPQIEAIRTAIAVYRDWMTGDTPPPFLLEPNDDPPPPSNAGGTPRSQRLRTPSYVGAIAGSKDQLVLRAGRQNVLQVFVTNAANVFLVNTANLNICFPTRSRSYRSTPLEEQTEICKKVLNVYRTMVMNTEMDTRTWEQLLMVLLQVTSIVLHQNQHTLPSGTSKSATLGGILGSAIFQTLIVTWIRAHTKVPVNVLLWEKFLTVLQSLTHREELIIEWNKTIQTLTRVFSRYTYGINLLDLPLDRVAESRAEKRRRIGSVWQGSGSSSAANGGSAASAAISQNRQRESLAESSSSRSEETSSQVPLPNHPRPHHQHTQSQGGTGHGTRPIPLTPMLSRSYSEGSLASAARSSRIRRRRAATPKPKALQPSQLAENRTNPQDLRRAMSLDSLARKGDAEETDSYQEGDNESGAGSRSPSPTASSGIEGGSIKDAQLQIDASLDDANSGSYGSGSNSGSVSGRRCIILGGSAEGWHPDSTSIMWKRMLGALGDVNRIPKADLHAQVFMHLLEMTQNLIKIKQNQGISTDNQSTQPMPTLVPPIGIVAPWCYGSLSLDRSFKKGKLWALQLLCSLAIQGAVNMQQLPLFYHALHQLLTGEDRDLIYAILKHLEGPRLLSLLLPGHTLLLLDLVHASAILLTSLEVSRSTPRAEVAALLGSLLCYPSSLLTRSVLQPTPQKFELMECSDLQDHILNIVLRCARREPSAKARCIALSQLGQWLLMRLSQPLPASNSGRANLFQQAVPHHKDVHPKETSVYNPRIKEVLQVLLQALQFKHHTIAIVAVDSLKLCAERGRQLAAIERVPQLIITAICKALEIQSVTKPKDSDKVVLTSLMLCLGEFCMAIPAPIMLTPFNEQGDTLVLQVLRVLLQVASGAPRHERVKLTADDDFDMHIAHDDLQGDGRLPEATYQTSETIQKCITAIKLCAKAVSMHLVTHIGHFPMGIGASRLSSMVEEQDDIGNAAYGGQVETRRDSVELPSVVNAQNMQLFMLNSGLVASFIELPTLKLPGGGITAGLVTADKQVRVLMRDLNGKACWDASILYSEPRKTEEPLKTTPKIQHSQPLDSMASSMVTHELQAPRHTLRHRPAGVLPLAKDMAPDLDQLDDMLAYIGHTSPECVAPTVSQLNAPTTSPLSGNQEAQAISVILNQRLLEQEFVTHSTQAPSPALRHASSNSSLQQPDQRSLHSATASFDSLPTRTEMPFQYCRLLFSHLGLAGWERRSRTHLLQRSEKLMRELRNVDLQKCRETHKMAVIYVAAGQEDKGSILRNTSGSSTYEMFVSALGWEIDLETHNGFLGGLPRQGCGATAPYYATPFLEVVYHVATRMPSDSSEAMLLKTRHLGNDEVHIVWSEHNRDYRRDILPTEFCDVLIVVYPLRNGLFRVTVNRKPEVPWFGPLANESVVSGACLATLIRATAINASRTKRAALPLYQQFYEERNRSLDSVSSRYKESTTFEDFASRIYNPMPLSTLGTLRESNASSSAAPLASALLDHNRASVKGWVQASIDSGPIMGIAPSASAGSTAAMEAATGMSSASPRGPRKLGAPFKSVTKKHSLQHIAVGGGAGAGGDTPPESPTLPQRRFK
- the LOC6729803 gene encoding probable Rho GTPase-activating protein CG5521 isoform X1, translated to MFTKKSHADVKKSTAKLQDSKKDSASRLRHLRMILDNVELEESKCLFETNYSHVYFILYDTFIQAEANLKQKELPFHIVHKAHREELDGSLWLLEKILCLLPELLARRWQCHSLSRIMAKLLHLGNSPKLRREGVRYFLLWYQTLGENAPGYVHAMYADLIPGLIVPQKGVVGPDTEFSASDFLTHPNMKADGGMASVFHDNAFSHPVQSSEVVALLPPSSSEKSAPPDPRDGLEVLLNSMVHTTACLRWRDNRAQKDHRAFAFLLQRFMDVFLPVFSPNFDVSCSIYNPRLDLPVMRSINKKEEVMASCVVVLINWVSRFTHERLLSHRLDCTLHIEDVDQVRLHGYQQGLTVRDVLYVNRENINFVHEVYRQAFLLNFTSKPQIEAIRTAIAVYRDWMTGDTPPPFLLEPNDDPPPPSNAGGTPRSQRLRTPSYVGAIAGSKDQLVLRAGRQNVLQVFVTNAANVFLVNTANLNICFPTRSRSYRSTPLEEQTEICKKVLNVYRTMVMNTEMDTRTWEQLLMVLLQVTSIVLHQNQHTLPSGTSKSATLGGILGSAIFQTLIVTWIRAHTKVPVNVLLWEKFLTVLQSLTHREELIIEWNKTIQTLTRVFSRYTYGINLLDLPLDRVAESRAEKRRRIGSVWQGSGSSSAANGGSAASAAISQNRQRESLAESSSSRSEETSSQVPLPNHPRPHHQHTQSQGGTGHGTRPIPLTPMLSRSYSEGSLASAARSSRIRRRRAATPKPKALQPSQLAENRTNPQDLRRAMSLDSLARKGDAEETDSYQEGDNESGAGSRSPSPTASSGIEGGSIKDAQLQIDASLDDANSGSYGSGSNSGSVSGRRCIILGGSAEGWHPDSTSIMWKRMLGALGDVNRIPKADLHAQVFMHLLEMTQNLIKIKQNQGISTDNQSTQPMPTLVPPIGIVAPWCYGSLSLDRSFKKGKLWALQLLCSLAIQGAVNMQQLPLFYHALHQLLTGEDRDLIYAILKHLEGPRLLSLLLPGHTLLLLDLVHASAILLTSLEVSRSTPRAEVAALLGSLLCYPSSLLTRSVLQPTPQKFELMECSDLQDHILNIVLRCARREPSAKARCIALSQLGQWLLMRLSQPLPASNSGRANLFQQAVPHHKDVHPKETSVYNPRIKEVLQVLLQALQFKHHTIAIVAVDSLKLCAERGRQLAAIERVPQLIITAICKALEIQSVTKPKDSDKVVLTSLMLCLGEFCMAIPAPIMLTPFNEQGDTLVLQVLRVLLQVASGAPRHERVKLTADDDFDMHIAHDDLQGDGRLPEATYQTSETIQKCITAIKLCAKAVSMHLVTHIGHFPMGIGASRLSSMVEEQDDIGNAAYGGQVETRRDSVELPSVVNAQNMQLFMLNSGLVASFIELPTLKLPGGGITAGLVTADKQVRVLMRDLNGKACWDASILYSEPRKTEEPLKTTPKIQHSQPLDSMASSMVTHELQAPRHTLRHRPAGVLPLAKDMAPDLDQLDDMLAYIGHTSPECVAPTVSQLNAPTTSPLSGNQEAQAISVILNQRLLEQEFVTHSTQAPSPALRHASSNSSLQQPDQRSLHSATASFDSLPTRTEMPFQYCRLLFSHLGLAGWERRSRTHLLQRSEKLMRELRNVDLQKCRETHKMAVIYVAAGQEDKGSILRNTSGSSTYEMFVSALGWEIDLETHNGFLGGLPRQGCGATAPYYATPFLEVVYHVATRMPSDSSEAMLLKTRHLGNDEVHIVWSEHNRDYRRDILPTEFCDVLIVVYPLRNGLFRVTVNRKPEVPWFGPLANESVVSGACLATLIRATAINASRTKRAALPLYQQFYEERNRSLDSVSSRYKESTTFEDFASRIYNPMPLSTLGTLRESNASSSAAPLASALLDHNRASVKGWVQASIDSGPIMGIAPSASAGSTAAMEAATGMSSASPRGPRKLGAPFKSVTKKHSLQHIAVGGGAGAGGDTPPESPTLPQRRFK